One segment of Ziziphus jujuba cultivar Dongzao chromosome 12, ASM3175591v1 DNA contains the following:
- the LOC107428066 gene encoding putative disease resistance protein RGA3 yields MGGIGKTTLAQLVYNDHAVKKHFDLKLWVCVSEEFDICKVTKTVLCAVTMPNSQSYDGTNLDLLQTKLKEELMGKKFLIVLDDVWNEDYDYWQKMRTPFNFRSHGSKIIVTARIKKVADIIGTTPTPFQLEQLKDEDCWQIFQKHAFDKIRDPSVRQVLEKIGRRIVKKCNRLPIATKTLGGLLRSEGDGSQWERVLNSEIWYFSPKESKILPALLLSYNHLPSHLK; encoded by the coding sequence ATGGGTGGCATCGGCAAAACCACCCTTGCTCAATTAGTATACAATGATCACGCAGTTAAGAAGCACTTTGACCTCAAATTATGGGTTTGTGTTTCTGAGGAGTTTGATATTTGTAAGGTAACAAAAACGGTCCTCTGTGCAGTAACCATGCCTAATTCTCAATCTTATGATGGCACAAACTTAGATTTGCTTCAAACTAAGTTGAAAGAGGAGCTGATGGGGAAAAAATTCTTAATTGTTTTAGACGATGTGTGGAATGAAGATTATGATTATTGGCAGAAAATGAGAACACCTTTTAATTTTAGGTCTCATGGAAGTAAGATCATTGTAACAGCACGCATTAAAAAAGTTGCAGACATCATCGGCACTACTCCAACTCCTTTTCAGCTTGAGCAGTTGAAAGATGAAGATTGTTGGCAAATATTTCAAAAGCATGCATTTGACAAAATTAGAGATCCTAGTGTACGTCAAGTCCTAGAGAAAATTGGTAGAAGAATTGTCAAGAAATGCAACAGATTGCCTATAGCTACAAAAACACTTGGAGGCCTCTTGCGATCTGAAGGAGATGGCAGCCAATGGGAAAGAGTATTAAACAGTGAGATTTGGTATTTCTCACCTAaagaaagcaaaattctacCAGCTTTGTTGCTAAGCTACAACCACCTCCCGTCACATTTAAAGTAA